TGCCCAAACATTACACAAAGCAATCTGCTTTTTGACAAGAATCCCCACACCTTTTTTCAAATCATCATACATTTGATTAGATTGATCCACAGGACCAGAAATAATCAGCGGTGTTCTTGCTTCATCAATTAAAATGGAGTCTACTTCATCAATAATCGCAAAAAAATGTCCACGTTGTACAAGTTGCTCTTTGTTTTGAATCATGGAATGATCACGCAAGTAATCAAAGCCAAACTCAGATGCAGTTCCGTAGACAATATTACGCTGATAAATCTGTTGCCTCTCATCTAGAGGCGTGTCATTTGTCAAAGCGCCTGTTGTCAAACCTAGCCAGCGGAAAATTGATCCAACCCATTCGCAGTCTCGTTTTGCCAAATAATCATTGACAGTGACAAGATGCACAGATTTTCCGCTCAAAGCATTGAGATAAAGGGGCAGGCAGGCAGTGAGCGTTTTTCCTTCTCCTGTTTGCATCTCTGCAATGGAGTTGTAAAACATGGCAATCGCCCCAATCAACTGAACATCGTAGGGGACCATATCCCATTCTTGATGAAAGCCACTCACTTCAAGCTTGGTATCAAGCATGCGTCGACATGCATTTTTGACAACCGCATAAGCTTCTGGAAGCAAATGCTCTAGAGTTTCGCCTTTTTGAACACGCGCTTTAAATTGCTCTGTTTTTTGACGCAATTCATCATCTGAGAGCATTTGATATTGAAGCTCATAGTCATTGATTTGATCGACGAATTTGGAATATTTCTTTATGATGCGCCCTTGAGCGGTGCCAAACATTTTTTTGAATAGTTTCATCATTTTTGTAAACTCTTTATAAAAATTAAGTTTACGCGATTTTTACAAAAAAGACAACTTAATAAA
Above is a window of Chlamydiota bacterium DNA encoding:
- the secA gene encoding Protein translocase subunit SecA yields the protein MMKLFKKMFGTAQGRIIKKYSKFVDQINDYELQYQMLSDDELRQKTEQFKARVQKGETLEHLLPEAYAVVKNACRRMLDTKLEVSGFHQEWDMVPYDVQLIGAIAMFYNSIAEMQTGEGKTLTACLPLYLNALSGKSVHLVTVNDYLAKRDCEWVGSIFRWLGLTTGALTNDTPLDERQQIYQRNIVYGTASEFGFDYLRDHSMIQNKEQLVQRGHFFAIIDEVDSILIDEARTPLIISGPVDQSNQMYDDLKKGVGILVKKQIALCNVWATQARKVLLELGLFNEENIGQELSKEQKKIKEEALFDLWKVFK